In Euphorbia lathyris chromosome 9, ddEupLath1.1, whole genome shotgun sequence, the following are encoded in one genomic region:
- the LOC136206180 gene encoding cationic peroxidase 1-like encodes MSSYSSMKFQLGIAMLLFLVGIGMGQTLSPTFYAKTCPNALSTIKTAVNAAVSSEARMGASLLRLHFHDCFVNGCDGSVLLDGASSEKTAAANNNSLRGFEVVDSIKSKLETACAAVVSCADILAVAARDSVVALGGPSWKVQLGRRDSATASVSAANSDIPSPFSDLTALLSDFSKKGFNAQEMVALSGAHTIGQARCTVFRNRTYNEANIDASFATSLKSNCPATGGDNNVANLDVSTPTGFDNAYFKDLVAKKGLLHSDQQLFNGGSTDAQVTTYSNNPKTFSNDFANAMVKMGNLSPLTGTSGQIRTNCRKPN; translated from the exons atgTCTTCTTATTCTTCAATGAAATTCCAATTAGGGATTGCAATGTTGTTATTCCTAGTTGGAATTGGGATGGGGCAGACATTGTCTCCAACATTCTATGCAAAAACATGCCCAAATGCTCTTTCAACCATTAAAACAGCAGTAAATGCAGCTGTATCTAGCGAGGCTCGCATGGGGGCTTCTTTGCTTCGTCTTCATTTTCATGACTGCTTTGTTAAT GGATGTGATGGATCCGTATTGTTAGATGGAGCATCAAGTGAAAAAACAGCAGCAGCCAATAATAATTCTCTCAGAGGATTTGAAGTGGTTGACTCTATTAAATCCAAATTGGAGACTGCCTGCGCTGCTGTTGTATCTTGTGCTGATATTTTAGCTGTGGCTGCTAGAGATTCGGTTGTTGCG TTGGGTGGACCTAGTTGGAAAGTTCAGTTAGGCAGAAGAGATTCAGCCACAGCTAGTGTTAGTGCTGCTAATTCTGACATACCTTCTCCATTTTCTGATCTAACTGCACTTCTCTCTGATTTCTCCAAAAAAGGTTTCAATGCTCAAGAAATGGTTGCTCTTTCAG GAGCTCATACAATAGGACAAGCAAGGTGCACAGTGTTTAGAAACAGGACATACAATGAAGCAAACATAGATGCATCATTTGCAACATCATTAAAATCTAACTGTCCAGCAACTGGAGGAGATAATAATGTTGCTAATCTTGATGTAAGTACCCCTACCGGTTTTGACAATGCTTACTTCAAAGATTTGGTAGCCAAAAAGGGACTTCTTCACTCGGATCAGCAACTATTTAATGGTGGTTCAACAGATGCTCAAGTTACAACTTATAGCAATAATccaaaaacattcagtaatgATTTTGCTAATGCAATGGTGAAGATGGGAAACCTTAGCCCACTTACTGGAACCAGTGGACAGATCAGGACTAATTGCAGGAAACCCAATTAA
- the LOC136206380 gene encoding cationic peroxidase 1-like — MASHISSILYVFLLLNVASSLSPYYYEKVCPTALPTIKRVVEAAVSTESRMAASLLRLHFHDCFVNGCDGSILLDPSPTIDSEKNAIPNANSARGFEVIDQIKSEVDKACGSPVVSCADILAVTARDSVVALGGPTWEVELGRRDSTTASRTKANTDIPSPFMDLPALITNFKNQGLDHKDLVALSGAHTLGFAQCRVFRNRIYNETNIDPKFASERRSRCPKTGGNTNLAPLDSTPAHFDVAYFTNLVKKKGLLHSDQQLFNGGSTDDLVKSYSRDADDFWEDFGESMIKMGNIKPLTGDGGQVRLNCRRVNPTN, encoded by the exons ATGGCTTCACATATTTCCTCAATTCTTTACGTGTTCCTGCTGTTGAATGTTGCTTCTTCTCTGTCTCCTTATTACTATGAAAAAGTTTGCCCGACTGCTTTACCAACTATCAAACGAGTGGTTGAGGCTGCTGTCTCCACAGAATCACGCATGGCTGCTTCTCTCTTGCGCCTCCATTTTCATGACTGCTTTGTTAAT GGTTGTGATGGCTCAATACTTTTGGATCCATCTCCTACAATTGACAGTGAAAAGAACGCAATCCCAAATGCAAATTCTGCTAGAGGTTTTGAAGTTATTGACCAGATTAAATCAGAGGTGGATAAAGCATGTGGCAGTCCTGTTGTTTCTTGTGCTGACATTTTAGCTGTTACAGCTCGTGATTCTGTAGTTGCGTTAGGAGGTCCAACTTGGGAGGTGGAGCTAGGGAGAAGAGACTCAACCACAGCGAGTAGAACAAAGGCAAACACTGATATTCCATCACCATTTATGGACCTTCCTGCACTTATTACTAACTTCAAGAACCAAGGTCTAGACCATAAAGACTTAGTTGCACTTTCTGGTGCTCATACTTTAGGGTTTGCGCAGTGTCGTGTATTCAGGAACAGGATCTATAATGAAACTAATATTGACCCTAAGTTTGCAAGTGAACGTAGATCAAGGTGCCCAAAAACTGGAGGCAATACCAATCTTGCACCTCTAGACTCAACACCTGCACATTTTGACGTTGCATACTTCACTAATTTGGTAAAAAAGAAAGGACTTCTTCACTCTGATCAACAACTGTTTAATGGGGGATCCACTGATGATTTAGTGAAGAGTTACAGCAGAGATGCAGATGATTTCTGGGAGGATTTTGGCGAGTCAATGATTAAGATGGGTAATATTAAGCCATTGACCGGAGATGGAGGCCAAGTTCGTCTCAACTGCAGAAGAGTCAATCCAACCAACTAA
- the LOC136206267 gene encoding aspartate aminotransferase, mitochondrial-like — translation MWRNHLMRTSRCLFSTSNTAHRWWDHVGLAPKDPITTVTHAFLADPFPSKINLGVGAYRDDEGKPLKLQCVREAEAKIAHSQFSESISSVVSSKLIEESVKLVYGKDSDIIREGKFAGVEALSGTGACRLFAEFQRRFFPQSRIYLPHPTWSNHHNIWRDAQIPIRSFRYYDSNLKSLNFTALMEDVKNAPDGSFFLLHPCAHNPTGVDPTEEQWREISHQFKVKNHFPFFDMAYQGFASGDLDRDAQSIRIFLEDGHLIGCAQSFAKNMGLYGHRVGCLSVVCNDMEQSVAIRSQLEKIGRAMYSSPPAHGILLVSTILSDPPIKELWIKEVKGMADRIRRMRTHLQESLYQSGSSLNWEHITKQVGMFCFSGLTAEQVVQLARQFHVYMTADGRISMAGVTLGNVNYIANSIHHVTKFDHNVYSIQQSSSACL, via the exons ATGTGGAGAAATCATTTGATGAGAACATCAAGATGCCTCTTTTCAACCTCAAATACAGCCCATAGGTGGTGGGACCATGTTGGTCTCGCTCCTAAAGATCCTATCACCACTGTTACTCACGCTTTTCTTGCTGATCCTTTCCCTTCTAAGATCAATCTTGGAGtg GGAGCTTATAGGGATGATGAGGGAAAACCACTCAAACTGCAATGCGTTAGAGAGGCTGAGGCAAAGATTGCACATTCTCAATTCTC GGAGTCTATTTCATCTGTTGTGAGTTCAAAACTGATTGAGGAGAGTGTTAAATTGGTTTATGGTAAGGATTCAGACATTATAAGGGAAGGGAAGTTTGCAGGTGTGGAGGCGCTTTCAGGAACTGGCGCATGTCGCCTCTTCGCTGAGTTCCAGAGGCGCTTCTTTCCTCAATCTCGAATATATTTGCCTCATCCTACTTGGTCCAA CCACCACAACATATGGAGAGATGCCCAAATTCCAATACGTAGTTTTCGCTACTATGATTCCAATTTGAAGTCTTTAAACTTCACTGCTCTTATGGAAGATGTCAAG AATGCCCCAGATGGTTCCTTTTTTCTGCTACACCCTTGTGCTCATAACCCTACGGGAGTTGACCCTACTGAAGAGCAGTGGAGAGAAATTTCACATCAGTTCAAG GTAAAGAATCATTTTCCCTTCTTCGACATGGCGTATCAAGGTTTTGCAAGTGGTGACCTTGATAGAGATGCTCAGTCAATCCGAATTTTTCTTGAAGATGGGCACTTAATAGGCTGCGCACAATCTTTTGCAAAGAACATGGGATTATATGGACATCGAGTTGGTTGTCTCAG TGTTGTATGTAATGATATGGAGCAATCAGTTGCAATAAGAAGCCAATTAGAGAAGATTGGCAGGGCAATGTATAGCAGTCCTCCTGCTCACGGCATATTGCTAGTTTCTACTATCCTCAGTGATCCACCCATAAAGGAACTATGGATCAAAGAGGTTAag ggcATGGCAGATCGCATACGAAGAATGCGAACCCATCTGCAGGAAAGCCTATATCAGTCTGGTTCTTCTCTCAACTGGGAGCACATAACAAAACAGGTTGGAATGTTCTGCTTCTCGGGGTTAACGGCCGAACAGGTAGTTCAGCTAGCAAGGCAATTCCATGTATACATGACTGCTGATGGACGTATAAG TATGGCAGGTGTTACTCTGGGAAATGTAAATTATATAGCAAATTCAATACACCATGTCACTAAATTTGATCATAATGTGTATTCGATTCAGCAGTCTTCATCAGCTTGTTTGTGA